Proteins co-encoded in one Polaromonas vacuolata genomic window:
- the mnmG gene encoding tRNA uridine-5-carboxymethylaminomethyl(34) synthesis enzyme MnmG, with protein MFYPQEFDVIVVGGGHAGTEAALAASRMGCKTLLLTHNIETLGQMSCNPSIGGIGKGHLVKEVDAMGGAMALATDEGGIQFRILNSSKGPAVRATRAQADRILYKAAIRRKLENQPNLWLFQQAVDDLIVEGDKVVGAITQVGIKFRARTVVLTAGTFLDGKIHVGLNNYAAGRAGDPPAVSLSSRLKELKLPQGRLKTGTPPRIDGRTIDFSKCTAQPGDGMPGGIAGQVPVFSFMGAGIAHPRQVPCYITHTNERTHDIIRSGFDRSPMFTGKIDGVGPRYCPSVEDKINRFAGKDSHQIFLEPEGLDTHEIYPNGISTSLPFDIQYELVRSMAGMENAHIIRPGYAIEYDYFDPRALTTSFETRAIKGLFFAGQINGTTGYEEAAAQGMFAGINAALQCQDKPAWLPKRDEAYLGVLVDDLITKGVTEPYRMFTSRAEYRLMLREDNADMRLTEKGRELGLVDDARWDSFNRKRDAVSRETQRLKAIWVNPNNLPLPDAERVFGKALEREHNFADLLRRPDVNYAGLMSLDGGKYINPDIQGGETNVSRETALDADMAKSVVEQIEISAKYAGYIDLQKQEVERTAHYENLKLPVDLDYLQVAALSFEARQTLAKHRPETLGLASRISGITPATVSLLLVHLKKNLWKNTVVQAPEKAPAL; from the coding sequence ATGTTTTATCCGCAAGAATTTGATGTGATCGTGGTGGGCGGCGGCCATGCCGGCACTGAAGCGGCGCTAGCTGCTAGCCGCATGGGCTGCAAGACTTTGCTGCTGACACACAACATCGAGACCTTAGGCCAGATGAGTTGCAACCCCTCCATAGGCGGCATAGGCAAAGGTCACTTAGTCAAAGAAGTCGATGCCATGGGCGGCGCCATGGCCTTGGCGACCGACGAAGGCGGCATACAGTTCCGCATACTCAACAGCTCAAAAGGCCCCGCTGTACGCGCTACTCGGGCGCAAGCTGATCGCATTTTGTATAAGGCGGCCATCCGCCGCAAGCTGGAGAACCAACCCAATCTGTGGCTGTTCCAGCAAGCTGTCGATGATTTGATCGTCGAAGGTGACAAAGTGGTTGGTGCCATCACGCAAGTTGGCATTAAGTTTCGCGCCCGCACGGTGGTACTGACGGCGGGTACATTTTTAGACGGTAAAATCCACGTAGGCTTGAACAACTACGCCGCAGGCCGGGCGGGGGATCCGCCAGCAGTGTCTCTTTCAAGCCGGCTCAAGGAACTCAAACTACCGCAGGGTCGCCTGAAAACCGGCACGCCGCCGCGCATAGATGGGCGCACCATAGACTTCAGCAAATGCACCGCACAGCCGGGCGACGGCATGCCGGGCGGCATAGCCGGGCAAGTACCGGTGTTCAGTTTTATGGGTGCTGGCATTGCTCACCCTAGACAAGTGCCGTGCTACATCACCCATACCAACGAGCGCACGCACGACATCATCCGCTCGGGCTTTGACCGCAGCCCCATGTTCACCGGCAAGATAGACGGTGTGGGTCCGCGCTACTGCCCCAGCGTAGAAGACAAAATCAATCGCTTTGCAGGCAAAGACAGCCACCAAATTTTCCTGGAGCCCGAAGGCTTGGACACGCATGAGATCTACCCCAACGGTATTTCGACCAGTCTACCTTTCGATATTCAGTACGAGCTGGTGCGTTCCATGGCGGGTATGGAAAACGCACACATCATTCGTCCCGGTTACGCGATTGAGTACGATTACTTTGACCCACGTGCATTGACAACGAGTTTTGAGACGCGCGCTATCAAGGGCTTATTTTTCGCAGGCCAGATTAACGGCACAACCGGATACGAAGAAGCAGCGGCACAAGGCATGTTTGCCGGTATCAACGCAGCGCTGCAGTGTCAGGACAAGCCAGCATGGTTACCTAAGCGAGATGAAGCCTATCTCGGCGTGCTGGTGGACGACCTGATCACCAAAGGTGTGACCGAGCCCTACCGCATGTTTACCAGCCGAGCCGAGTACCGCCTAATGCTGCGCGAAGATAACGCCGATATGCGCTTGACTGAAAAGGGACGCGAACTGGGTCTGGTTGACGATGCACGCTGGGACTCTTTTAACCGTAAGCGCGATGCTGTTTCACGTGAAACACAGCGTTTGAAAGCCATCTGGGTCAATCCCAACAACCTGCCACTGCCAGATGCTGAACGGGTATTTGGCAAAGCCTTGGAACGCGAACACAACTTTGCGGATTTATTGCGCCGGCCCGATGTCAACTACGCAGGCCTAATGTCGCTAGATGGCGGCAAATATATCAACCCCGATATTCAAGGCGGTGAAACCAATGTTTCACGTGAAACAGCACTAGATGCAGACATGGCGAAAAGCGTAGTCGAACAAATAGAAATTAGCGCCAAATACGCGGGTTACATAGATCTGCAAAAACAGGAAGTAGAGCGCACCGCGCATTACGAGAATCTAAAGTTGCCAGTAGACCTAGACTATCTGCAAGTTGCAGCACTGAGTTTTGAGGCACGCCAAACACTGGCTAAACACCGGCCAGAAACCTTGGGCCTGGCATCACGCATTTCGGGTATCACACCAGCAACAGTTTCACTATTACTGGTTCACCTGAAAAAGAATCTATGGAAAAACACTGTAGTCCAAGCCCCTGAGAAAGCACCAGCCCTGTGA
- the thiS gene encoding sulfur carrier protein ThiS, translating to MTAPQTQTGFEITLNGKPLHTRANALQALLIEQGYALQGAFACAVNNSFVPRPQWPTQTLQAHDRVDVITPIAGG from the coding sequence ATGACCGCACCACAAACCCAAACGGGATTTGAAATCACCCTGAACGGCAAGCCGCTGCACACCCGCGCAAACGCACTTCAAGCCTTGTTGATCGAACAAGGCTACGCGCTGCAAGGCGCGTTTGCCTGCGCCGTGAACAACAGTTTTGTACCGCGCCCGCAATGGCCGACTCAGACACTACAAGCACACGACCGCGTCGATGTGATCACACCGATTGCTGGAGGCTAA
- a CDS encoding class II aldolase/adducin family protein, with protein sequence MNIPLLKETVNPEEWQLRCDLAACYRLVALYGWSDLVFTHISAKLPTSVSGPDAHHFLINPYGLMFDEITASSLVKVDEKCNKVIESPFPVNPAGFVIHNAVHEAREDAGCVIHTHTRAGVAVSAQKAGILPISQQSTFVLGSLAYHDYEGVAFRDDEKPRLQADLGQANFLMLRNHGLLVVGKTIADAFLSMYIFESTCSIQLGAQAGGELTLVNPLIVKGVAEAMRVQTSGMGGAFAWPALIRKLERLDQSYKT encoded by the coding sequence ATGAATATTCCCTTACTCAAAGAAACTGTTAATCCTGAAGAGTGGCAACTGCGCTGCGATTTGGCAGCTTGCTACCGCTTGGTTGCGTTGTATGGCTGGAGCGATTTGGTGTTCACGCATATCAGCGCCAAGCTGCCGACCTCTGTTAGCGGGCCAGATGCACACCATTTCCTGATCAATCCTTATGGGCTGATGTTTGACGAGATCACCGCTTCCAGCCTGGTTAAGGTCGACGAGAAGTGCAATAAAGTGATTGAATCCCCATTTCCGGTAAACCCGGCTGGCTTTGTGATCCATAACGCCGTGCATGAAGCCCGTGAGGACGCCGGCTGCGTCATCCATACCCATACCCGCGCAGGCGTCGCTGTGAGCGCTCAGAAGGCCGGTATCTTGCCTATTAGCCAGCAGTCAACCTTTGTGCTGGGCTCGCTGGCTTATCACGACTACGAGGGCGTGGCATTTCGGGATGATGAAAAGCCGCGTCTGCAAGCTGATCTGGGCCAAGCCAATTTTCTGATGCTGCGCAACCACGGCTTACTGGTAGTGGGTAAAACTATCGCTGATGCTTTTCTGTCCATGTACATCTTTGAATCAACTTGCAGCATACAGCTGGGCGCTCAAGCCGGTGGCGAGTTAACGCTGGTTAATCCGCTCATCGTTAAAGGTGTGGCCGAGGCCATGCGGGTGCAAACCAGCGGCATGGGTGGTGCATTCGCTTGGCCGGCGTTGATACGCAAGCTAGAGCGGCTTGACCAAAGTTACAAGACTTAA
- a CDS encoding NADPH-dependent FMN reductase, translating to MNKSTLPVKLLVFAGSTRKASFNRQLAHVAATMGRAAGAEVTLLDLADFDIPMYNADLESHGTPADVMKLKKIMFAHSAWIICSPEYNGSYTALLKNTIDWASSPVKSDPEWSSGSKAFVGKVVGLLSASPGALGGLRSQSHLVPLMLNLQCWVAPKAFALGRAGDAFDAQDDLKDEAQRKMVQAVVEQVLMASGRLAD from the coding sequence ATGAATAAATCTACTCTGCCCGTCAAACTTTTAGTCTTTGCCGGTAGCACCCGCAAGGCCTCTTTTAATCGCCAACTCGCCCATGTCGCTGCGACTATGGGCCGCGCCGCTGGCGCTGAAGTCACGCTATTGGATTTGGCTGACTTTGATATCCCCATGTATAACGCTGACCTTGAAAGCCACGGTACACCGGCTGATGTGATGAAGCTGAAAAAAATCATGTTCGCCCATTCCGCTTGGATTATTTGCTCGCCTGAGTACAACGGTAGTTACACAGCTCTGCTCAAAAACACGATTGACTGGGCTTCTAGCCCGGTGAAGTCAGACCCCGAATGGTCTAGTGGCAGCAAAGCTTTTGTGGGCAAAGTCGTCGGTTTGCTGAGTGCTTCTCCGGGTGCCTTGGGCGGGCTGCGTTCGCAAAGTCATCTAGTGCCCTTAATGCTCAACCTGCAATGCTGGGTTGCGCCCAAGGCTTTTGCGCTGGGCCGCGCCGGTGATGCTTTTGATGCACAGGATGATCTCAAGGACGAGGCCCAGCGCAAAATGGTTCAGGCCGTTGTTGAGCAAGTTTTAATGGCTAGTGGCCGACTTGCCGACTAA
- a CDS encoding alkene reductase codes for MTTSSSVTARTLFNPVQIGDLQLTNRIVMAPLTRNRSPNAVPPPMVATYYAQRATAGLIISEATAITHQAQGYSDVPGLYGADQLEAWKRVTDGVHEKGGKMVVQLWHVGRVSHVDLQPNGGKPVAPSAITAKTKTVLIQNGVPTFVDTSEPRALETDELPDLVNSYKVAARNAVDVAGFDGVEVHAANGYLLDQFLRSGSNKRTDEYGGSIENRARLMLEIMQAITDDIGGGRTGIRLSPVTPANDSLDADPQPLFDYVVRQLASMNLAYIHIVEGSTGGARELEEHPFDYSALKAAYHDAGGNGAWMVNNGYDLELAEHAVSNGADLVAFGRPFIANPDLVERLRIKAPLNPQDRATFYGGTDKGYIDYPAL; via the coding sequence ATGACTACATCCTCCAGCGTCACCGCCCGTACTCTTTTTAATCCGGTTCAAATCGGCGACTTACAGTTGACGAATCGTATTGTTATGGCGCCGCTCACGCGCAACCGCTCACCGAACGCCGTACCGCCGCCTATGGTGGCCACGTACTATGCCCAGCGCGCCACTGCCGGTTTAATCATCAGCGAAGCGACTGCTATTACTCACCAAGCGCAGGGCTACTCTGATGTACCCGGCCTTTACGGTGCGGATCAGCTCGAAGCGTGGAAGCGCGTGACTGACGGTGTGCATGAGAAAGGCGGCAAGATGGTTGTCCAGCTTTGGCATGTGGGCCGCGTTTCCCACGTGGACTTACAACCCAACGGCGGCAAACCGGTAGCGCCTTCGGCGATCACGGCAAAAACCAAAACCGTTTTGATCCAGAATGGTGTGCCAACTTTTGTGGACACTTCTGAGCCGCGCGCATTGGAGACTGATGAGTTGCCTGACCTTGTGAACAGCTACAAGGTTGCTGCTCGCAATGCAGTAGACGTCGCCGGTTTTGATGGCGTTGAGGTACATGCAGCCAATGGTTATTTGTTAGACCAGTTTTTGCGCAGCGGCTCTAACAAACGCACCGACGAGTATGGCGGCAGCATTGAAAACCGCGCCCGTCTCATGCTTGAAATCATGCAAGCCATTACCGACGACATTGGCGGTGGCCGTACCGGTATTCGACTCTCACCAGTTACCCCGGCTAACGACTCACTTGACGCAGATCCACAGCCTTTGTTTGATTATGTGGTTCGTCAATTGGCGAGTATGAACCTTGCATACATCCATATAGTTGAAGGCTCTACTGGCGGTGCGCGCGAGCTCGAAGAGCATCCCTTTGACTACTCTGCATTGAAGGCGGCCTATCACGATGCTGGCGGTAATGGTGCATGGATGGTGAACAACGGCTACGACTTAGAGTTGGCTGAACATGCGGTTAGCAATGGCGCTGATCTGGTGGCCTTTGGTCGCCCGTTTATTGCCAATCCAGATCTGGTTGAACGCCTGCGCATCAAGGCGCCGCTCAATCCACAAGACCGTGCGACTTTCTACGGCGGCACGGATAAAGGCTATATCGATTACCCAGCGCTGTAA
- a CDS encoding thiazole synthase: MNATTDTGIAHGQPWQVAGVTLKSRFFLGTSHYPSPQTLSDAVAASGTQVLTVGMRRLQPESGGGNSFWQRISALGCHILPNTAGCHSAQEAITLAQMAREIFGTQWIKLEVIGDDYTLQPDTHATLAAATELARDGFAVFAYTTDDLVIAKRLHDAGCAAVMPWAAPIGTGRGPLNPYALETMRKSLPDAVLVVDAGLGRPSHAAQVMELGFDAVLLNTAVAQAGDPVRMARAFADGVAGGRAAYESTPMPERAAAQASTSTVGMPFWHAP; this comes from the coding sequence ATGAACGCAACAACAGACACTGGCATTGCCCACGGCCAGCCTTGGCAAGTCGCCGGTGTCACACTAAAAAGCCGCTTTTTTCTGGGCACCTCACATTACCCGTCGCCGCAAACACTGAGTGACGCCGTCGCCGCCAGTGGCACCCAAGTGCTGACCGTCGGCATGCGCCGGCTGCAACCTGAGAGCGGTGGCGGAAACAGTTTTTGGCAGCGTATCTCGGCGCTAGGTTGCCATATTTTGCCCAACACAGCGGGCTGCCATAGCGCGCAAGAAGCCATCACACTGGCGCAAATGGCACGCGAGATATTTGGCACCCAATGGATCAAGCTCGAAGTCATTGGCGATGACTACACCTTGCAGCCCGACACCCATGCCACGCTAGCGGCAGCCACAGAATTAGCGCGCGATGGCTTTGCCGTGTTTGCCTACACCACCGACGACTTAGTCATCGCCAAACGCCTGCACGACGCTGGCTGCGCCGCGGTCATGCCTTGGGCAGCACCTATTGGTACAGGCCGTGGCCCGCTTAACCCCTATGCGCTAGAGACCATGCGCAAAAGCCTGCCAGATGCAGTGCTAGTAGTTGACGCAGGACTAGGACGGCCGTCACATGCCGCCCAAGTCATGGAATTGGGCTTTGATGCCGTACTACTCAATACTGCGGTGGCCCAAGCCGGTGATCCAGTGCGTATGGCGCGGGCTTTTGCCGATGGCGTTGCCGGCGGCCGGGCGGCTTATGAATCGACGCCCATGCCAGAGCGCGCAGCAGCGCAAGCCTCGACCTCAACTGTCGGCATGCCGTTTTGGCATGCACCCTGA
- a CDS encoding DUF1328 domain-containing protein produces the protein MLKYALLFSLLSLFAAGLGFGDIAMDISSVVNTADIAQTASALFLVMTLLFALLALGSSKTVNAVCK, from the coding sequence ATGCTCAAGTACGCTTTACTGTTTTCCCTCCTCTCTTTATTCGCAGCAGGCTTGGGATTTGGTGACATAGCCATGGATATTTCTAGTGTTGTAAACACTGCTGATATTGCCCAAACCGCATCGGCTCTATTTTTAGTAATGACTCTGCTTTTTGCGTTGCTCGCCCTCGGCAGCAGCAAAACGGTGAACGCAGTTTGTAAATAA
- the rsmG gene encoding 16S rRNA (guanine(527)-N(7))-methyltransferase RsmG, which translates to MTAIESDLRAGLATLKLELGEHQITQLLSYLNMIAKWTKVYNLTAVRDPAEMLTHHLLDSLAAITPLRQHLRKTGQEKSSRLLDVGSGAGLPGIVIAICCPTIAVSCVDAVAKKTAFMRQAALELKLPNLTGLHARVETITQAFDVICSRAFASLPDFTNWSEKALAPGGVWLAMKGKHPNEELAGLAPNIEVFHVEQLQVPGLAAERCIIWMQQKNPI; encoded by the coding sequence GTGACCGCCATTGAAAGTGACCTGCGTGCGGGCTTGGCCACACTCAAGCTTGAATTAGGTGAGCATCAAATCACGCAGCTTCTGAGCTACCTGAATATGATTGCCAAGTGGACCAAGGTCTACAACCTTACCGCCGTGCGTGACCCTGCCGAAATGTTGACCCACCATTTGCTAGACAGCCTCGCAGCAATCACACCATTGAGGCAACATTTACGAAAAACAGGACAAGAAAAAAGCAGTCGTCTTCTTGATGTTGGTTCAGGCGCAGGATTACCGGGAATTGTGATTGCTATTTGCTGCCCCACGATTGCGGTGAGCTGCGTCGACGCTGTTGCCAAGAAAACTGCGTTTATGCGCCAAGCCGCGCTAGAGCTTAAGCTTCCCAATCTCACAGGACTGCATGCACGCGTAGAAACAATTACCCAAGCCTTTGATGTGATTTGTTCCCGCGCTTTTGCGTCCCTTCCCGATTTCACCAATTGGTCTGAAAAAGCACTAGCTCCAGGTGGTGTGTGGCTTGCTATGAAAGGCAAACATCCGAATGAAGAACTGGCGGGCTTAGCGCCAAACATTGAAGTGTTTCACGTGGAACAACTTCAGGTACCAGGACTGGCCGCAGAGCGCTGCATCATCTGGATGCAACAAAAAAACCCAATCTAA
- a CDS encoding transglutaminase-like domain-containing protein, which yields MQITTVDSLLEYEIAQTAHFIFHIEAAFHEGHRVLEERLTITPSMKVRHFSDDRSGNRFVRLDAPRGILSINYHAKVEINPLPEQLNLPECPVSNLPDEVLRYLMPSRYCESDSLSRAAQQMFGQLPTGVQRVTAINDWMQTAIEYLPGYNDGHTSAQEVFVQRAGVSRDFAHLGIALCRALNIPARLVVGYVKFAAPPQDFHAVYEAWLDQQWVVFDPTQKASIDKLVRVGTGRDTKDVAFATAFGNVQLLQKTLRIDEAEQSLNTIGQTDAAS from the coding sequence ATGCAAATTACCACCGTTGATTCGCTGCTTGAATACGAAATTGCCCAAACCGCACATTTCATATTTCATATTGAAGCGGCTTTCCATGAGGGGCATCGCGTTCTCGAGGAACGCCTGACCATCACGCCGAGTATGAAAGTTCGGCACTTTTCGGATGACCGCAGCGGTAATCGCTTCGTGCGTTTAGATGCGCCGCGCGGCATTTTGTCTATCAACTATCACGCCAAAGTTGAGATCAATCCTTTGCCGGAGCAGCTAAACCTACCGGAATGTCCGGTCAGCAACTTACCCGACGAAGTCTTGCGCTACTTGATGCCTAGCCGGTATTGCGAATCCGACAGCCTGAGCCGCGCCGCCCAGCAAATGTTTGGTCAACTACCGACCGGCGTGCAGCGAGTGACTGCGATCAACGACTGGATGCAAACTGCGATTGAATATCTGCCCGGCTATAACGATGGCCACACCAGCGCGCAAGAAGTGTTTGTGCAGCGCGCCGGCGTCAGTCGTGACTTTGCGCACCTAGGCATCGCCCTGTGTCGGGCGCTGAATATTCCGGCAAGACTGGTTGTAGGCTACGTCAAATTTGCCGCACCGCCGCAAGACTTCCACGCGGTTTACGAAGCTTGGTTAGACCAGCAGTGGGTTGTGTTTGATCCGACCCAAAAAGCCTCTATAGACAAACTTGTACGAGTGGGCACTGGACGCGATACCAAGGATGTGGCGTTTGCAACAGCCTTTGGCAATGTGCAATTGCTGCAAAAAACGCTGCGCATCGATGAAGCTGAGCAATCGCTCAACACGATCGGCCAAACCGATGCCGCAAGCTGA
- the thiE gene encoding thiamine phosphate synthase codes for MHNPSFAPLSGPLGFYPVVPTADWVQRLLSWGVRTVQLRIKETDHSPEEIVRQVQAAVAAGRSIAGAQVFINDHWQLALDAGAYGVHLGQEDLDSADITALRHAGLRLGLSTHTPAELARAHAVQPSYLAIGPVYPTTLKVMPYAPVGLEQLQVWAKLGAPYPVVAIGGISLDRMPGVLACGVQGVAVVSAVTLAQSPQDAALQGLAIFRSASALR; via the coding sequence ATGCACAACCCGTCTTTTGCCCCTTTAAGCGGCCCCCTCGGTTTTTACCCAGTCGTGCCAACTGCTGACTGGGTACAGCGTCTGCTTAGCTGGGGTGTGCGCACCGTGCAGCTGCGCATCAAGGAAACCGACCACAGCCCCGAGGAGATAGTGCGCCAAGTGCAAGCAGCAGTTGCCGCTGGCCGCTCTATTGCAGGTGCGCAAGTTTTTATCAACGACCATTGGCAATTGGCGCTGGACGCTGGCGCCTATGGCGTGCATCTGGGCCAAGAAGACTTGGACAGCGCCGACATAACCGCCTTGCGTCATGCTGGCCTGCGTCTGGGACTGAGTACTCATACGCCAGCAGAGCTGGCACGCGCCCATGCGGTGCAGCCATCGTATCTAGCCATAGGACCGGTCTACCCCACCACGCTTAAAGTCATGCCTTATGCACCAGTCGGACTAGAACAATTACAGGTGTGGGCAAAACTGGGCGCACCCTATCCGGTAGTGGCGATAGGCGGAATTTCACTAGACCGCATGCCGGGTGTGCTGGCCTGCGGCGTGCAGGGTGTAGCAGTGGTTAGCGCTGTGACATTGGCGCAGTCACCACAGGATGCAGCGCTGCAAGGCTTGGCAATTTTTCGTTCTGCCAGCGCACTGCGCTAA
- a CDS encoding IS30 family transposase → MIYTHLTRDERYQIAILVKANFNQSEIAKMMDRDKSSISRELRRNRGLRGYRPKQANDKAQERRLACANSPRVADSTWAVVEEKLAEAWSPEQISGHLEARCQPGVSYESIYQYIYADKRAGGSLHKTLRCQKTRKKRSSGRERRGTISRQVSIELRPAIVLERARFGDWEADLVIGAGQKQALVTINERVSRYSIIFHVPFKTAQAVGDALITLLKPFAHCVHTLTTDNGKEFSQHERIASALSADFFFAHPYASWERGTNENMNGLIRQFFPKGMRFNCITDDDIALAMHRLNHRPRKCLGYRTPHQVFMEELKSN, encoded by the coding sequence ATGATTTACACACACCTCACCCGTGACGAACGTTACCAGATTGCAATCCTCGTCAAAGCAAACTTCAATCAAAGTGAAATTGCAAAAATGATGGACCGTGATAAATCGAGCATCAGCCGTGAGTTGCGTCGTAACCGCGGTCTACGAGGCTATCGCCCTAAGCAGGCAAATGACAAAGCCCAAGAACGTAGACTTGCCTGCGCCAATAGTCCTAGAGTTGCTGACTCGACATGGGCTGTAGTGGAGGAAAAGTTGGCTGAGGCTTGGAGCCCCGAACAAATCAGCGGCCACCTCGAAGCTCGATGCCAACCCGGTGTTAGCTATGAGAGCATTTACCAGTACATCTACGCTGACAAACGCGCGGGCGGCAGCTTGCATAAAACACTGCGTTGCCAGAAGACGCGAAAAAAACGCAGCAGCGGCCGTGAACGGCGCGGCACCATCTCTCGCCAGGTCTCAATAGAACTGCGACCCGCCATCGTGCTTGAGCGTGCGCGCTTTGGCGACTGGGAGGCTGATCTGGTGATTGGTGCCGGGCAGAAGCAAGCCCTAGTGACGATTAACGAGCGTGTCTCTCGGTATTCAATAATTTTCCACGTGCCATTCAAAACAGCGCAAGCCGTAGGGGACGCGTTAATCACTTTACTTAAACCATTCGCTCATTGCGTGCACACACTCACGACAGATAACGGCAAGGAATTTTCTCAGCATGAACGAATAGCTTCTGCGCTGAGTGCAGATTTCTTTTTCGCCCATCCATACGCCTCGTGGGAGCGTGGGACAAACGAGAATATGAACGGTTTGATTCGCCAGTTTTTCCCAAAGGGGATGCGCTTTAATTGCATCACCGACGATGACATTGCTTTAGCGATGCACAGGCTCAATCATCGTCCTAGAAAATGTTTGGGGTATCGAACACCGCATCAGGTTTTTATGGAAGAGTTAAAGTCCAACTAA
- the thiO gene encoding glycine oxidase ThiO: MKPAKAHIGIAGAGLAGRTLAWRLLRAGFRVSLFDARQRGDLHTASMTAAAMLAPMAELAVSDNEVFALGQRSMQLWPKWIGELAEGGAAPVYFRAQGTLVVAHAQDGASLEHFTRLLGHKLPEECKPQVQTLNAAQLAHREPALAGRFNGGLFLDGEGQLDNEGWMTTLATELERLGLNWHEGQPVQSISAHEITSAGQSYTFDATVDARGVGAKSALPKLRGVRGEVLRVQCTGVELLRPVRLMHPRYQLYVAPRPNNVFVVGATELESEDTGAVTVRSMLELASALYSLHPAFGEARILRMNAALRPALDDHLPVVVQQDGVWHINGLYRHGYLCTPALVDQLAHKLAAC; encoded by the coding sequence ATGAAACCAGCCAAAGCGCATATTGGCATCGCTGGTGCTGGCTTAGCGGGTCGCACCTTGGCCTGGCGTTTGCTGCGGGCTGGCTTTCGGGTCAGCCTGTTTGACGCACGCCAGCGCGGTGACCTGCACACCGCATCTATGACAGCGGCGGCCATGTTGGCGCCTATGGCCGAGTTGGCGGTGTCCGATAACGAAGTCTTCGCACTAGGTCAGCGCTCTATGCAGCTCTGGCCCAAATGGATAGGTGAGTTAGCTGAAGGCGGTGCAGCGCCGGTTTACTTTCGCGCCCAAGGCACTTTGGTCGTGGCCCATGCACAAGACGGCGCATCACTAGAACACTTTACCCGTCTGTTAGGCCACAAGCTGCCCGAAGAATGCAAACCACAAGTCCAAACGCTCAATGCAGCACAACTAGCCCATCGTGAACCGGCGCTAGCCGGCCGCTTTAATGGCGGCTTGTTTCTAGATGGCGAAGGTCAGCTTGACAACGAGGGCTGGATGACAACACTGGCCACCGAACTTGAAAGGCTAGGTCTGAATTGGCATGAAGGCCAGCCGGTGCAAAGCATTAGCGCGCATGAAATCACCAGCGCGGGTCAAAGCTATACCTTTGACGCCACAGTTGACGCACGCGGCGTGGGTGCTAAATCGGCCTTGCCAAAACTGCGCGGTGTACGCGGCGAGGTTTTACGCGTGCAGTGCACGGGCGTAGAACTGCTGCGGCCGGTGCGTCTCATGCACCCGCGCTACCAGCTGTATGTAGCGCCACGGCCAAACAATGTGTTTGTGGTCGGCGCTACCGAGTTGGAGTCTGAAGACACCGGCGCAGTCACCGTGCGATCGATGTTGGAATTAGCCAGTGCGCTGTATAGCCTGCACCCAGCTTTTGGCGAGGCCCGCATACTGCGCATGAATGCGGCGCTGCGCCCGGCGCTAGACGACCACCTGCCAGTCGTGGTGCAGCAAGACGGCGTCTGGCACATCAATGGCCTGTATCGCCACGGCTATCTCTGCACGCCAGCACTGGTCGATCAGCTGGCGCATAAACTAGCAGCTTGCTAA